From a single Candoia aspera isolate rCanAsp1 chromosome 10, rCanAsp1.hap2, whole genome shotgun sequence genomic region:
- the AIRIM gene encoding AFG2-interacting ribosome maturation factor: MPRLPPASCGPAPRPGLSAPRRPPPSPFLPGCAFCKERAAARGASTSPSRLPDGTRSALLRGRRRARTSRGRSASRLPGPRAKAEAGGGGRGRRRGAGRESASVEGGRVSVPGGAPGPPPPPSRRAGPPGSEMAAEPAARLREGLRAGLRGLREQHRAWRGALAACSPLLRALGNLARQAEAARRVAFGETPLRAFARLPERLRLKQRAAMEALLAELRREKLPALREARDAVGARVAALLLLLGGPGPALAPRPPAPCPRWADLLAALLDAEALYHAVYLEAQLLLLSLRYQDLPGVQAAPQVWARITQHGRRGRLEDTLLKVVFFLEDTW; encoded by the exons atgccccgcttgccccccgcaagttgcggccctgctcccaGGCCCGGGCTTAGCGCCCCTCGGCGCCCGCCGCCCTCGCCCTTCCTGCCGGGCTGCGCCTTTTGCAAGGAGCGGGCGGCTGCCCGCGGGGCGTCGACCTCGCCTTCGCGGTTGCCGGACGGCACGCGGTCCGCCCTGCTCCGAGGCCGGAGGCGAGCGCGGACCTCCCGCGGCCGGAGCGCCTCCCGGCTGCCCGGGCCGAGGGCGAAGGCCGAGGCCGGCGGGGGAGGCCGGGGGCGCCGCCGCGGAGCCGGAAGGGAGTCGGCCTCGGTCGAAGGAGGGCGCGTCTCCGTTCCGGGTGGGGCTCCGGGCCCGCCTCCGCCGCCATCGAGACGGGCGGGGCCACCCGGGTCGGAGATGGCGGCGGAGCCGGCGGCGCGGCTGCGGGAGGGCCTCCGGGCGGGCCTGCGCGGCCTGCGCGAGCAACACCGTGCCTGGCGGGGCGCGCTGGCCGCCTGCTCGCCGCTGCTGCGCGCCCTGGGCAACCTGGCCCGGCAGGCGGAGGCGGCGCGGAGGGTGGCCTTCGGGGAGACGCCGCTGCGGGCCTTCGCGCGCCTGCCGGAGCGGCTGCGGCTGAAGCAGCGGGCGGCCATGGAGGCGCTGCTGGCGGAGCTGCGCCGGGAGAAGCT GCCGGCGCTGCGGGAGGCGCGGGACGCCGTGGGCGCGCGCGTGgccgcgctgctgctgctgctcgggGGGCCCGGCCCGGCCCTCGCCCCGCGGCCCCCCGCGCCATGCCCGCGTTGGGCCGACCTGCTGGCCGCGCTGCTGGACGCCGAGGCGCTCTACCACGCCGT CTATCTGGAagctcagctgctgctgctctcgCTCCGGTACCAGGACCTGCCCGGGGTACAAGCGGCCCCCCAGGTCTGGGCGCGGATAACGCAGCACGGCCGGCGAGGCCGCCTGGAAG ACACCTTGCTGAAAGTCGTCTTCTTCCTGGAGGACACGTGGTGA